The following coding sequences lie in one Aspergillus luchuensis IFO 4308 DNA, chromosome 8, nearly complete sequence genomic window:
- a CDS encoding fungal specific transcription factor domain-containing protein (COG:S;~EggNog:ENOG410Q2VU;~InterPro:IPR007219;~TransMembrane:2 (o131-151i172-192o);~go_function: GO:0003677 - DNA binding [Evidence IEA];~go_function: GO:0008270 - zinc ion binding [Evidence IEA];~go_process: GO:0006351 - transcription, DNA-templated [Evidence IEA]), which translates to MGLQCETVRPCILCRHAGRKCETTDRRAYRRRQGLRTLRVPSVENQSPGTAEACNPSHGPTLPGSNVTYSEGTQLGETTSSIDFAQRIFDEEETGRVLTAATLPGDVAASNPNLGDNMWRLQKIKLPSPKIMLTLIDAYFHRMQWFILLFVEPEFRKCAQRIIPHDQWHRRDLGACMAVLAVAAIGLQSVLLDREWPGHELLRMHSIDPQVLLDGLISEIRVHLLDLLEDCPIEAVQVPMLLSCYYVFHKPRLAWTVLGMSVRAAYALDIQHPKLTDTDPVMDEIKTRCWNHLIVADTFTTMVYGRALSIDYAEVRQLRVVDDLTIPSPLLNLFPEMASNSNSGRSKFHIMKAEIYRVVRETLLQFRRLRFGPMMEDKELQTVASITQESDGNLRLWRQRVPRMFDYNFWSSGGWEDITQALQTSDVLVKEQAETIFLQAAILQLTYDSALIHIHRALLERRVRTTCKPLIEAINKSLVAATTAALRISRIPVHKFQNSFAGSFVSMQQFTAGAILCLQPSLLPFSQAAFDAKAGVMRIIRASRAISYHNRIAKHIEELLTELLRVVNEREMSRALVDDPSDGMADNKMFMWLNPATSRQRRREHDPDNQASSLPIASATTEELVEPDVWDCGINADFPSDGTYISPVDFPSESILEQLDSTFGAFGELMFNMTPEDQNNIWNWGRTFP; encoded by the exons ATGGGATTACAGTGTGAAACTGTCCGGCCATGTATCCTCTGCCGCCATGCTGGTCGCAAATGTGAGACCACTGATCGGCGAGCATATCGCCGTCGGCAGGGACTACGCACACTGCGTGTCCCTAGCGTTGAGAATCAAAGTCCTGGGACAGCAGAAGCGTGCAACCCCTCACATGGCCCTACCCTGCCAGGCTCAAATGTAACCTACTCTGAAGGAACACAACTGGGCGAaaccacctcttccatcgATTTTGCTCAACGTATTtttgacgaggaagaaacTGGACGCGTTCTGACGGCCGCCACTCTTCCGGGAGATGTGGCTGCTTCTAATCCCAACCTTGGCGATAATATGTGGCGCCTTCAGAAGATCAAATTACCCTCACCCAAGATTATGTTGACACTCATAGATGCCTACTTCCATCGGATGCAGTGGTTCATATTGTTGTTTGTGGAGCCTGAATTTCGAAAATGTGCCCAGAGAATCATCCCACATGACCAATGGCACCGCCGAGACCTAGGTGCGTGCATGGCTGTCCTAGCTGTGGCAGCTATCGGCTTGCAATCCGTGCTCCTAGATCGAGAATGGCCCGGGCATGAGCTATTGCGTATGCATAGCATTGACCCTCAAGTACTACTTGACGGCTTGATTTCAGAGATACGAGTCCATTTGCTAGATCTTTTGGAAGATTGTCCCATCGAAGCCGTCCAGGTTCCTATGCTTCTCTCTTGTTATTACGTCTTTCATAAACCACGCCTTGCGTGGACTGTTCTGGGGATGTCTGTGAGAGCGGCGTACGCTCTAGACATACAGCACCCGAAACTCACAGATACAGATCCGGTCATGGATGAAATCAAGACGCGCTGCTGGAACCACCTCATAGTAGCAGATACCTTTACGACGATGGTATATGGACGAGCACTTTCAATTGACTACGCAGAGGTGCGTCAACTGAGAGTTGTGGATGACCTTACTATACCATCCCCGCTTCTGAACCTTTTTCCTGAGATGGCTAGTAATAGCAATTCTGGGAGAAGCAAATTTCACATAATGAAGGCAGAAATTTACAGAGTCGTGCGTGAGACACTTTTGCAGTTTCGCCGGTTGCGCTTCGGACCAATGATGGAGGACAAAGAACTGCAGACAGTCGCCTCGATTACACAAGAATCAGACGGCAATTTGAGACTGTGGCGCCAAAGGGTCCCTCGAATGTTTGACTATAATTTTTGGAGCAGTGGAGGCTGGGAGGATATCACACAGGCTCTCCAAACATCTGATGTGTTAGTAAAGGAGCAAGCAGAGACTATCTTTCTCCAGGCAGCGATTTTACAACTAACATATGATTCGGCGCTCATCCATATTCACCGAGCGCTGCTCGAACGAAGAGTTCGAACCACTTGTAAGCCTCTTATTGAGGCGATCAACAAATCCCTCGTGGCAGCTACCACTGCAGCTCTCCGCATTTCTCGTATTCCGGTTCATAAATTCCAGAATAGCTTTGCAGGATCATTTGTTTCTATGCAACAATTCACTGCCGGTGCCATTCTTTGCCTTCAGccatcccttcttcctttttcgcAGGCTGCTTTCGACGCTAAGGCTGGAGTCATGAGAATTATCAGGGCTAGTCGGGCTATCAGTTATCACAATCGAATCGCGAAACATATCGAGGAGCTTTTGACTGAGCTGTTGCGAGTCGTAAATGAGCGTGAGATGTCTCGTGCTCTAGTTGACGACCCGTCAGACGGCATGGCTGACAATAAGATGTTCATGTGGCTCAACCCTGCTACTTCTCGTcaaaggagaagggaacATGATCCTGATAAccaggcttcctccttgCCAATCGCTAGTGCCACTACGGAAGAACTGGTTGAACCGGATGTGTGGGACTGTGGAATAAATGCCGACTTCCCATCCGATGGTACATATATTTCACCAGTTGACTTTCCGTCAGAGTCTATTCTTGAACAACTGGACAGTACATTCGGAGCCTTTGGAGAAC TTATGTTCAATATGACCCCAGAAGATCAAAACAATATATGGAATTGGGGTCGGACTTTCCCTTAA
- a CDS encoding nuclear transport factor 2 family protein (InterPro:IPR037401,IPR032710;~PFAM:PF13577), whose product MALDDRIRLLEQRLAILEDKEELSTLMNHYCTLVDSKQYTEWSNLFTEDGILNFEPWGPVQGRENIARVTSDAEKAYECMMHCLTNVQFEVDGSDIAKGSAYIASYVTPHLKNLGINFGLGGRYSLLFKRTAEGWKVAEHLLSPTWTQGSDAFGKLNSSE is encoded by the coding sequence ATGGCTCTGGATGATCGAATTCGATTGCTAGAGCAGAGGCTAGCTATTTTGGAGGACAAGGAGGAACTATCGACCCTGATGAATCACTATTGTACTCTCGTGGACTCTAAACAGTACACCGAGTGGTCTAATCTCTTCACTGAGGATGGGATTCTAAATTTCGAGCCGTGGGGACCAGTCCAAGGGCGTGAGAATATCGCTCGGGTCACGTCGGATGCCGAAAAAGCATACGAGTGTATGATGCACTGCTTAACAAATGTTCAGTTCGAGGTTGACGGCAGCGACATAGCGAAGGGTTCTGCGTATATAGCTTCATATGTCACGCCTCATCTAAAGAACCTGGGTATAAATTTCGGTCTTGGTGGACGGTACTCGTTGTTGTTCAAGAGGACTGCGGAGGGTTGGAAGGTTGCAGAACACCTCTTAAGCCCTACCTGGACTCAAGGGTCGGACGCGTTCGGCAAACTCAACAGCTCAGAATAA
- a CDS encoding SDR family oxidoreductase (COG:S;~EggNog:ENOG410PFDP;~InterPro:IPR036291) has protein sequence MPTVQQIASKDIYHGLPVFPETTNGLSAIVVGATGISGDHMLRVLCENPGRWSKIYAMSRRPPTGQWQENVTHIPIDLSQSPSDLASLMIERKLKADYIFFFAYIQPKPKEEGGNIWSAANELVAINTGLLSNFLESLVLAKVLPKRILLQLGAKYYGGHQGPISVPQEETDPRIFLEPNFYYSQEDLLKKFCETHGIGWNTTRPSWIPGAVQDAAMNICLPLAIYATVQKHLGRSLDYPSDVQAWETNQSMSSAQLNSYFYEWAILSPNTRNESFNVTDGCAFTFGKFWPKLADRFGIPWTGPSADDHAYVVTEFGHNPPPRGFGPVGKVRARFTFTEWAKENEVQNAWKEISNQYNLVNAALGLADVERVFGFLDMAVLSSWPSHLSMSKSRKAGFFGFVDSTESIFKIFQEFVDLQMIPPLPQI, from the exons ATGCCAACAGTCCAACAAATCGCTTCTAAAGACATTTATCACGGCCTTCCTGTTTTCCCAGAAACGACCAATGGCCTCAGTGCAATTGTCGTCGGAGCCACTGGCATTTCAGGTGATCATATG CTTCGTGTGCTTTGCGAGAACCCTGGTAGATGGAGCAAGATCTATGCTATGTCAAGACGTCCTCCAACTGGGCAGTGGCAAGAAAACGTCACTCATATCCCTATAGATCTCTCACAGTCGCCAAGCGACTTAGCCAGCCTGATGATCGAACGCAAACTGAAGGCGgattatatcttcttcttcgcataTATTCAGCCAAAACCTAAGGAGGAAGGTGGCAATATATGGAGTGCAGCAAATGAACTTGTTGCTATAAACA CTGGTCTATTAAGCAACTTCCTTGAGAGCTTAGTACTTGCAAAAGTCCTTCCAAAAcgaatcctcctccagctaGGCGCTAAATATTATGGAGGCCATCAAGGACCGATATCCGTACCCCAAGAAGAGACTGACCCTCGAATATTTCTGGAGCCCAACTTTTATTACTCCCAGGAAGATCTCCTAAAAAAGTTCTGCGAGACTCATGGCATTGGCTGGAATACAACCCGACCGTCTTGGATCCCCGGAGCTGTTCAAGATGCCGCGATGAATATCTGTCTGCCTCTTGCCATATATGCTACAGTTCAAAAACACCTGGGAAGGTCCTTAGATTACCCCTCCGACGTGCAGGCTTGGGAGACAAATCAAAGCATGTCGTCTGCGCAGCTGAATTCCTACTTTTATGAGTGGGCCATCTTATCACCTAATACCAGAAACGAAAGCTTTAATGTTACCGACGGCTGCGCATTTACATTTGGAAAATTCTGGCCAAAGCTAGCCGACAGATTTGGTATTCCTTGGACAGGGCCATCTGCGGACGATCACGCATATGTGGTTACAGAATTTGGGCATAATCCACCCCCTCGGGGGTTTGGACCTGTTGGAAAGGTTCGAGCACGATTTACATTTACTGAATGGGCTAAAGAAAATGAAGTACAGAACGCGTGGAAAGAGATTTCAAATCAGTACAATTTAGTCAATGCGGCACTGGGACTTGCGGACGTGGAGCGCGTTTTTGGCTTTCTTGATATGGCTGTGCTCTCGTCCTGGCCATCTCATTTGAG TATGTCCAAATCGCGCAAGGCTGGTTTCTTCGGATTTGTGGATAGCACAGAGTCTATCTTTAAGATTTTCCAAGAATTTGTGGACTTGCAAATGATCCCACCACTGCCCCAGATATGA
- a CDS encoding GMC family oxidoreductase (CAZy:AA3;~COG:E;~EggNog:ENOG410PI4D;~InterPro:IPR007867,IPR012132,IPR000172,IPR036188;~PFAM:PF05199;~SECRETED:SignalP(1-18);~go_function: GO:0016614 - oxidoreductase activity, acting on CH-OH group of donors [Evidence IEA];~go_function: GO:0050660 - flavin adenine dinucleotide binding [Evidence IEA];~go_process: GO:0055114 - oxidation-reduction process [Evidence IEA]), whose protein sequence is MHLHTIFGSLSALSLAVASQGAEHGHSHLHKRSEATEYDYVVVGSGAGGGPVAARLAIAGHKVLLLDAGDDQGNATVQQVPALQLQSTEYEPMRWDYFVHHYSDLTRQKEDSKMTYRTPAGDLHVGPNPPGGSEPLGILYPRAGTLGGCTSHNAMITIYPYEHDWNHLASITGNDSWSADNMRRYFERLEKNRYLPSSVTGHGMDGWLMTSLTDLRLVIEDQKLLSLILAAATAAGKSVLEKVITTVTGLGEVLLRDLNNPSPTRDYETGPYQVPLAVELPEHRRTGPRDFILNTVNALNSDGSRKYHLDVQLNTLVSKVQFDTSAPEPKATGVEYLTGQSLYRADPRASRTSSLGTPGSVKASREVILAAGSFNTPQLLKLSGIGPQKELSKHGIETLVNLPGVGSNLQDRYETGVIGQSPTDFVLTEKCTFLYSRPDPCLEQWKNGTLFKGTYTTNGIAIAVIRKSSAADDTPDLLVSGAPVKFPGYYPNYSYEGLKESNHWTWITLKAQSRNNAGTVELRSTNPRDTPVITFNYLDTGNTTDGADEKDLQAVHDAMEFSRTIFRDLVPLDGGFTEIWPGSNVTAGSKLKDFIKREAWGHHACCTAPIGEDSDPKAVLDSDFRVRGVKGLRVVDASVFPKIPGYYIALPIYIISEKAADVIIADAA, encoded by the exons ATGCATCTCCATACAATTTTTGGGTCACTGTCCGCCCTTTCTTTGGCTGTCGCATC TCAGGGTGCGGAACATGGACATAGTCATCTCCATAAACGCTCAGAGGCGACTGAATATGACTATGTCGTAGTTGGATCTGGTGCCGGGGGTGGTCCAGTGGCAGCGCGGCTGGCTATTGCCGGACACAAAGTTCTTCTCCTGGACGCAGGAGATGACCAAGGCAATGCCACCGTGCAGCAGGTGCCCGCCCTCCAACTCCAATCCACCGAGTACGAGCCGATGAGATGGGATTATTTCGTCCACCATTATTCGGACCTCACCCGGCAGAAAGAGGACTCCAAGATGACCTACCGCACACCTGCTGGAGATCTCCATGTTGGCCCAAATCCGCCGGGTGGCTCTGAACCCCTGGGTATCTTATACCCTCGAGCTGGCACACTGGGAGGATGCACCTCTCATAACGCCATGAT CACTATCTATCCGTACGAACATGACTGGAATCATCTCGCCAGCATCACCGGTAATGACTCCTGGTCAGCCGATAACATGCGACGATATTTTGAGCGGCTGGAGAAGAATCGATATCTGCCCAGCAGCGTGACTGGccatggaatggatggcTGGCTCATGACGAGCTTGACAGACTTGAGACTAGTCATCGAGGATCAAAAGCTCCTCTCCTTGATCCTCGCGGCAGCGACGGCTGCGGGTAAATCCGTCCTTGAAAAGGtcatcaccaccgtcaccggCCTGGGCGAGGTGCTCCTGCGTGATCTGAACAACCCTTCCCCGACCCGTGATTACGAGACCGGTCCATACCAGGTACCTCTCGCTGTGGAACTTCCAGAACACAGACGGACGGGTCCTCGCGATTTCATTTTGAACACGGTCAACGCATTGAACTCGGATGGATCGCGCAAGTATCACCTTGACGTCCAGCTCAACACGCTTGTGTCCAAGGTTCAGTTTGATACCTCTGCACCCGAGCCAAAGGCCACCGGAGTTGAGTATCTTACTGGTCAAAGCCTCTACCGTGCGGACCCTCGGGCTTCCCGCACGTCTTCCCTAGGCACACCAGGCAGCGTGAAGGCTTCCCGGGAAGTGATTCTGGCTGCTGGCTCATTCAATACCCCCCAGCTCCTAAAGCTCAGCGGAATTGGTCCCCAGAAAGAGCTGTCGAAGCATGGTATTGAAACACTGGTCAACCTGCCGGGTGTTGGCTCCAATCTGCAGGACCGTTACGAGACGGGCGTCATCGGCCAGTCGCCCACCGACTTCGTTCTCACGGAGAAGTGCACCTTCCTATACAGTAGGCCCGACCCTTGCCTGGAGCAATGGAAGAATGGTACTCTGTTCAAGGGCACTTACACGACTAATGGTATTGCTATTGCTGTCATCCGCAAGTCGTCCGCCGCCGACGACACACCAGACCTCCTTGTTTCTGGCGCTCCTGTTAAATTTCCCGGCTATTACCCCAACTACTCGTACGAGGGCCTGAAAGAGTCCAACCACTGGACCTGGATCACCCTAAAAGCGCAGAGCCGTAACAACGCTGGGACTGTTGAGCTGCGCTCGACGAACCCTCGCGATACCCCGGTCATCACCTTCAACTACTTGGACACCGGAAATACAACGGATGGTGCTGACGAGAAGGACCTTCAGGCTGTCCACGACGCCATGGAATTCTCGCGCACGATCTTCCGCGATCTGGTGCCGCTGGATGGCGGGTTTACGGAAATCTGGCCGGGCTCTAATGTCACGGCTGGTTCTAAGCTCAAGGACTTTATCAAGCGGGAAGCCTGGGGCCACCATGCTTGCTGCACGGCGCCCATCGGCGAGGACTCTGACCCCAAGGCGGTTCTTGACTCGGACTTCCGAGTCCGTGGTGTGAAGGGGCTGAGAGTCGTGGATGCGTCAGTCTTCCCTAAGATTCCGGGATACTATATTGCCCTACCTATTTACATTATCAGTGAGAAGGCCGCAGACGTGATCATTGCTGATGCTGCATAA
- a CDS encoding uncharacterized protein (COG:S;~EggNog:ENOG410PIUV;~TransMembrane:2 (i26-46o66-85i)): MLLDLIVMILPLNQLYKLQLSIKKKAFVMCMFSLGIFVTVVSILRLDSLINFASTDNVTWDYVTVGYWSTVECHVGVICACLPAIRSLLRTTAPKLFGDTSVNKSSGMNSTSRGTGSRLEGAFHVRSKHDDQDFLPLVDMDHSSQIELHPKG, encoded by the exons ATGCTCCTTGATCTCATTGTCATGATTCTCCCGCTGAACCAGCTTTACAAGCTCCAGCTTtccatcaagaagaaggcttttGTCATGTGCATGTTTAGCTTGGGTATCTT TGTCACTGTCGTGAGTATTCTGCGCCTGGATTCACTTATCAACTTTGCTTCCACCGATAATGTGACGT GGGACTACGTCACAGTTGGATACTGGAGTACGGTTGAGTGCCATGTAGGCGTCATATGTGCCTGTTTACCCGCCATTCGATCCTTGCTACGCACAACGGCACCGAAGCTGTTTGGCGATACAAGCGTCAATAAATCCTCCGGAATGAACTCGACATCTCGGGGGACAGGATCTCGATTGGAGGGGGCGTTCCATGTGAGGAGCAAGCATGATGACCAAGATTTTCTACCGCTAGTAGACATGGACCACTCCAGTCAGATTGAGCTGCACCCGAAAGGGTag
- a CDS encoding peroxidase family protein (COG:S;~EggNog:ENOG410PKRB;~InterPro:IPR036851,IPR000028;~PFAM:PF01328;~SECRETED:SignalP(1-21);~go_function: GO:0004601 - peroxidase activity [Evidence IEA]) produces the protein MRISTTPLWIWPLAAAPVVAGFTEHSHSKHAAMHKRCPYANGHQQDVSGYDKGLLAELLKSPVDVTGEHGFQPPDFENGDQRGPCPGLNALANHGYIPRNGVVSFGAAITAINKVYGMGVDLATVLALMGTVWTGNPLSLDPSFSIGGRDIGVNNLLGNLGGLLGDPQGLIGSHNFIESDSSNTRDDIYVTGNNHKLNMDNFMSWYNMSTDGTFDMDLMAKRAKLRFDQTVQSNPNFYYGPVTGLIARNAGYIFPARLFRNYSQDEPNGVLTKEHIRIFYGIYGEEGNFTYREGWERIPDNWYKTPVDFGLVQLNLDIIDWLSKYPELGSIGGNTGTVNSFAGVDLGNLTGGVFNLGNLLEGNNLLCLAFEVLKFAGPNALSGLFKSVAEPLEFITNALSVPLLNVTCPAFKDLQMGGKPFWEVMQNDFPGAMKSGGAF, from the exons ATGCGTATTTCTACTACACCACTGTGGATCTGGCCCCTGGCTGCCGCCCCTGTTGTTGCAGGATTCACAGAACATAGTCATTCGAAGCATGCGGCTATGCACAAGAGATGTCCATATGCCAATGGCCATCAACAAGACGTGTCAGGATACGATAAAGGCCTTCTTGCGGAGTTATTGAAGTCTCCCGTTGATG TCACTGGAGAGCACGGATTTCAACCTCCGGATTTCGAAAATGGCGACCAAAGAGGTCCTTGCCCGGGCTTGAATGCGCTGGCAAATCATGGCTATATCCCACGTAACGGCGTGGTTTCG TTCGGGGCTGCGATCACGGCCATCAACAAAG TGTATGGTATGGGCGTTGACCTTGCTACTGTCCTTGCTCTCATGGGCACAGTTTGGACTGGGAATCCGCTGTCTCTAGACCCAAGCTTCTCCATCGGAGGCCGTGACATTGGTGTCAACAACTTGCTGGGAAACCTAGGAGGACTACTGG GTGATCCCCAGGGCCTCATCGGCTCTCACAACTTCATCGAGTCGGACTCCTCCAACACTCGCGACGACATTTACGTCACGGGCAATAACCATAAATTGAACATGGACAATTTCATGTCATGGTACAACATGTCCACTGATGGGACGTTCGACATGGACCTCATGGCGAAGCGCGCAAAGTTACGTTTCGACCAGACCGTCCAAAGCAATCCGAACTTCTACTACGGCCCTGTAACCGGCCTGATTGCGCGAAACGCAGGTTATATCTTCCCCGCGCGGTTGTTCCGGAATTATTCTCAAGATGAGCCGAACGGCGTTCTGA CCAAGGAGCATATTCGGATCTTCTACGGAATCTATGGAGAGGAAGGTAACTTCACCTACAGGGAAGGATGGGAGCGAATCCCAGACAACTGGTACAAGACTCCAGTTGACTTTGGCCTTGTCCAATTGAACCTGGATATAATTGACTGGCTGTCGAAGTACCCCGAGCTCGGAAG CATTGGAGGCAACACAGGAACCGTGAATAGTTTTGCTGGTGTTGATCTCGGAAATTTGACAGGCGGTGTCTTCAACCTGGGTAACCTTCTTGAGGGAAACAATCTATTGTGCTTGGCGTTCGAGGTGCTGAAATTTGCTGGTCCTAATGCGCTATCTGGACTTTTCAAGAGCGTTGCAGAGCCGCTGGAATTTATCACGAATGCACTCTCCGTGCCTTTGCTGAATGTCACTTGTCCGGCGTTCAAGGATCTGCAAATGGGTGGCAAGCCCTTCTGGGAGGTTATGCAGAATGACTTCCCCGGTGCAATGAAGAGCGGTGGTGCTTTCTAG